TTTTTCAACTGACCTCTAGAGGAGAGTCTGGTTCATCCAGGATGCTCTTCTCACTCTGCATCCGCTGCATCGTCCCTGAACAACTGGGATCCATTATCAACACGTTCTGACTACCAGCTCTGCCGAACTTACAGTCACTCTTTCTGGAGTCTGTCGTCCTGCACACCTCGTAATTGTACACGTGTTGGAGAGTCCCTGTTGTCCCCAAAGTGTCTGAATAACGTGGAGGAAAATATGGAATCACAGGCAGGTTGGAATGATACAAGATGCGAGACTGTCTCcatctgtagattttcactgagaTAATAACCACCAAACACGTGATGAACAGGAAGGAGACCACAGCCAGAGCCAACACtaagtaaaaagtcaggttgtcATTGTACTCCTTGTCGTGTGGAAAGTCACTGAACTCCGACAGAACTTCAGGGAAGCTGTCCGCCACCGCCACGTTCACAATGACTGTAGCTGAACGAGAGGGCTGCCCGTTGTCCTCCACTATAACACTCAGtctctgtttcactgcatcTTTGTCAGTCACTTGGCGGATGGTTCGGATCTCTCCATTCTGGGAGCCCACTTCAAACAGAGCCCTGTCTGTGACCTTCTGCAGTTTATACGACAGCCACGCATTCTGTccagagtccacatcaacagccACCACTTTGGTCACCAGATAGCCCACATCTGCTGAACGAGGCACCATTTCAGCCACCACAGAGCTACCAGTCTGGACTGGGTACAGAACCTGAGGAGGGTTGTCGTTCTGGTCCTGGATCAGTATTGTTACTGTCACGTTGCTGCTGAGTGGAGGAGAGCCTCCATCCTGTGCTTTCACAACTAACTGAAGCTGTTTGATTTGCTCATAATCAAAGGAGCGAACTGCACTGAGAACTCCACTTTCAGAGTTCAAAGACACATAAGTAGAAACTGGACTTCCACTAACCTGTGTGTCCTCTAAAAGATATGAGATTCTGGCATTTTGATTCCAGTCAGAGTCTCGAGCGCTGACAGCAAATATAGAAAACCCAGGAGAATTATTCTCTGTGATGTAGGCAGAATAACTGTTTTTATCAAATAATGGTGCGTTGTCGTTGACGTCAGAGATTTTCAGATGTAATTTAGTTGAGCTGGAAAGAGGAGGAGACCCAAAATCGGTGGCTGTTATTGTTATGTTATATTCAGAGACAGATTCTCTATCAAAGTGTTGATCAGAGATTAAATTGTAATAATTTGTTAGAGACGATTCGATTTTAAAGGGAAGTTTTCCCTCTATAGAACATTTGATTTCTCCATTTCTCTCAGAATCTGcatcttttacatttaaaatagcaATAGTAGTACCAGGAGGTGAATCCTCAGAAATTGGACTCGAAAATGACATTACATTTATAACTGGTGCATTATCATTGATATCAGTAACCTCAATGATAACTTTACTGGTTCCGATTAAGCCACCCTGATCTTTTGCTTCTACTCTCACCtcatatttcttttctttttcaaaatcaaTTAGACTCGACACATAAATCGTACCGGTGTTTTCATCAATTCTAAATGTATTTGCTGCACTTCCtttcattttagacaaactgTAACTAATGAGTCCGTTTAATCCACTGTCAGCGTCTGTGGCATTTACTGTGATAATTCTCGTGCCTTTCATTGTATTTTCCCCCACAAAAGCTTTATACACCGACTGGTTAAAAACAGGAATGTTGTCATTAGCATCTAAAACAGTAACATCTATATTTACTGTACCAGATCTCTGTGGTGTCCCTCCGTCAACTGCGATGAGCTTCAAAGACAAATGGGAACGCTGTTCTCTATCTAAAGGTTTCTGCAGCACCATTTCAACATATTTGCTTCCGTCTGGATTTGCATGTTGCTTCAATATAAAATTGTCGTTTGGTGATAAAATGTAATCTTGCAAAGCGTTTTGGCCTACATCTAGATCCTCCGCACTCTGCAGAGGAAACTGTACTCCAACTAAGGTGGATTCACTCACTTCAAAATTGATAGCTTTATCTTTGTTTGGAAAAACGGGAGCGTGATCATTTATATCTAAAGCCTCCACAGTGATTCTGTGCAGCTCCATTGGATTTTCTAAAATCATCTCAAAGCTGAAGCTACACGGCGTCACATCTCCACAAAGCTGCTCTCGGTCGATTCTCTCATTCACGACCAGAATCcctttgtctgtcttcagcTCGGTGTAGTGAACGTTTTCTCCGGTCACGATACGGGCCCGCCCAGAGCGGAGCCTCCTCAGATCCAGACCAAGATCTTGCGCTACATTACCGATAACAGAGCCTTTCTTCATCTCCTCTGGGATAGAATACCGAATCTGACCACCGACGATGTTGAAcacatgaagcagcagcatAAGGAGTCCGATTTGCCGTCGCAGTCCACAATACCACCGCCATCTTAATGGCATGGTGGACACATATCTCTCAGTCGCCATGATTTACAGAACAAAATCGAAAAACAGGATCTTTCCCCTGCTAATATGTCGAAAAAACAGCTCCGAGTAGATCCGTTTCCCGGTTACATCTAAAAACGTCTTCAACATTTATTCGTCAGTCTTTCAGACCGTGCTCGCTCGAAACCACGACTAAAAACAGAGAGCCTCCTTCACTGTATATGCAGTCAGGGGATGGACTGGATGACGAGGCAACACTCAATATTTTGCTGACCAACAGCGTCTCTTAGAGTCGAAAAGATGGAAATGAAACAAGAACGAGAAAACACCAATACAAAAAATTATATTAGTAGCGGGTGTCTGTTTGTTGTAGGAAAAGGCTGATTGTCAATATAATTTTAGCCAAAGGAAATTGTAGCATAGCACATaacttatttaaaaagaaagacaacCGCCGAAGTGTCAAAACGGCATGTCTTTCTTGCGACTAAACAATTTGAAGACAATGCAGGAGGTCATAATGACTGAGGAAAAGACAACAGGGCTGCATacaggaattaaaaaaaatacacgtaTTGACGAAGAAATACATGTTATTATGAAACAATAAGTCGTGAAAACAGGAAGGCATTGCTTTGGTGATATTATATTTTGACTAATATGAAAATGACGCTGTCTCCTATGTAGTAATGTCAACGATTTCTAAGTGGGATTGTGTGTTGTAAAAGCGTAGTCTGTGAGTGTAATATTTTTCTCGCTAATATAATATTTTTCGCcgatattttttcttgtttatttggaacaaaaaaacataaataacttTGGCGAAGTGATTTTAATCACTCAgcataatgtcttttttttgtcgtaacttttaaatgtatgaaaactGAGCAAATGGAAATCGTCAATGTAATGTAATAAAGTACAATATGGACATTACTTTAGCAActcaaattatatatatatcgtCAATATTTTTATAACATACTCTTTGACAGCTGCAAACTGCACTATGACTGAAAATTAGGACATTTGTAGAGGCAGAGCAAAACGTCTAATCGAGTGATGTGGACCAGCTGAGGTgttgtccatggtgctgaacaCACAGCCACAGGTTGCACCTGATCATTATTAATGAAAgtgaaaagcacacaaaaacacaaaacttgaGACGCATTCAAAGCAGAACCTTTCAACTGACCTCTAGAGGAGAGTCTGGTTCATCCAGGATGCTCTTCTCACTCTGCATCCGCTGCATCGTCCCTGAACAACTGGGATCCATGATCAACACGTTCTGACTACCAGCTCTGCCGAAGTTACAGTCACTCTTTCTGGAGTCTGTCGTCCTGCACACCTCGTAATTGTACACGTGTTGGAGAGTCCCTGTTGTCCCCAAAGTGTCTGAGTAACGTGGAGGATAATATGGAATCACAGGCAGGTTGGAATGATACAGGATGCGAGACTGTCTCcatctgtagattttcactgagaTAATAACCACCAAACACGTGATGAACAGGAAGGAGACCACAGCCAGAGCCAACACcaagtaaaaagtcaggttgtcATTGTACTCCTTGTCATGTGGAAAGTCACTGAACTCCGACAGAACTTCAGGGAAGCTGTCCGCCACCGCCACGTTCACAATGACTGTAGCTGAACGAGAGGGCTGACCGTTGTCCTCCACTATAACACTCAGtctctgtttcactgcatcTTTGTCACTCACTTGGCGGATGGTTCGGATCTCTCCATTCTGGGAGCCCACTTCAAACAGAGCcctgtctgtggctttctgcagTTTATACGACAGCCACGCATTCTGTccagagtccacatcaacagccACCACTTTGGTCACCAGATAGCCCACATCTGCTGAACGAGGCACCATTTCAGCCACCACAGAGCCACCAGTCTGGACTGGATACAGAACCTGAGGAGGGTTGTCGTTCTGGTCCTGGATCAGTATTGTTACTGTCACATTGCTGGTGAGTGGAGGAGAACCTCCATCCTGTGCTTTCACTACCAATTGAAGCTGTTTGATTTGCTCATAATCAAAGGAGCGAACTGCACTGAGAACTCCACTTTCAGAGTTCAAAGACACATAAGTAGAAACTGAACTCCCACTGACCTGTGTGTCCTCTAAAAGATATGAGATTCTGGCATTTTGATTCCAATCTGAGTCTCGAGCGCTGACAGCAAATATAGAAAACCCAGGAGAATTATTCTCTGCGACATaagcagaaaaactgttttcatcaAATAATGGTGGGTTGTCATTGACGTCAgagattttcagatgcagtttAGTTGAGCTGGAAAGAGGAGGAGACCCAAAATCGGTGGCTGTTATTGTTATGTTATATTCGGAGACAGATTCTCTATCAAAGTGTTGATCAGAGATTAAATTGTAATAGTTTGTTAGAGATGATTCAAATCTAAAGGGAAGTTTTCCCTCTATAGAACATTTGATTTCTCCATTTCTCTCAGAATCTGcatcttttacatttaaaacagcaatagTAGTACCAGGAGGAGAATCCTCAGAAATTGGACTGGAAAATGACATTACATTTATAACTGGTGCATTATCATTGACATCAATGACCTCGAATATAACTTTACTTGTCCCCGTTAAACCACCTTGATCCTTTGCTTCTACTCTCACctcatattttctgtctttttcataGTCTATTTGACCAGACACATAAATCGTACCAGTGTTTTGATCAATACTGAATATATCTACAGTGCCTCCtttcattttagacaaactgTAAGTAATGAGTCTATTTGGACCACTGTCAGCGTCTGTGGCATTTACTGTAATAATACTCGTGCCTGTCACTGTGTTTTCCACCACAGATGCTTTGTAAACTGATTGGTTGAAAACTGGCTCATTGTCATTAACATCTAAAACAGTAACATCGATATTTACTGTACCAGATCTCTGTGGTGTTCCTCCGTCAACTGCGATTAATTTCAAGGAGAAATGTGGACGCCCCTCTCTATCTAAAGGTTTCTGCAGTACCATTTCAACATATTTGCTTCCGTCTGGATTTGCATgttgtttcaaaataaaattgtcATTTGGTGATAAAATATAGTCTTGCAACGCGTTTTGGCCTACATCCAGATCCTCCGCACTCTGTAGTGGGAAACGTACTCCAACTGCAGCAGATTCACTCATTTCAAAACTGATAGCTTTATCTTTGTTTAGAAAGACAGGAGCGTGATCATTTATATCTAAAACCTCGACAGTAATTCTGTGGAGCTCGATTGGATTTTCTAAAATCACCTCAAAGCTGAAGCTACATGGCGTCACATCTCCACAAAGCTGCTCTCGGTCGATTCTCTCATTCACGACCAGAATCcctttgtctgtcttcagcTCGGTGTAGTGAACGTTTTCTCCGGTCACGATACGGGCCCGCCCAGAGCGGAGCCTCTTCAGATCCAGACCAAGATCTTGCGCTACATTACCGATAACAGAGCCTTTCTTCATCTCCTCTGGGATAGAATACCGAATCTGACCACCAACCATGTTGAAcacatgaagcagcagcatAAGGAGTCCGATTTGCCGTCGCAGTCCACAATACCACCGCCATCTTAATGGCATGGAGGACACATATCTCTCAGTCGCCATCATTTAAAGAACACGATCAAAAAACAGGATCCTTATCCTGCtgatatgtcaaaaaaaaaaaaaaaaaacccagctctGAGTCGATCGGTTTCTCGGTTACATCTAAAAACGTCTTCAACATTTACTTGTCAGTCGTTCAGACTGTGCTCGCTCGAAACCTCGACTAAAAACAGAGAGCCTCCTTCACTGTATATGCAGTCAGGGGATGGACTGGATGACGAGGCAACACTCAATATTTTGCTGACCAACAGCGTCCCTTAGAGTCGAAAAGATGGAAATGAAACGAGAACGAGAAAACACCAATACAAAAAATTCTATAAGTACCCAGTGTCTGTTTGTTGTAGAAAACGCTGATTGTTAATAAAATATTAGTCAAAGGAAATTTTAGCATAGCACATAACTTATTCAATGACAAAGACATGCAATTTTGACACTTAGGTGGTTGACCTAAGTGTCAAAATTGCATGTCTTTCTTGCAAGTAAACAATTTGCGGACAATGCAGGAGATCATAAGGACTCAGGAAAAGACAGCAGGGCTGCAtacatgaattaaaaaaatacacgtATTGACGAAGACATACATGTTATTATGAAAAGGTACAAACAGGAAGGCATTGCTATGGTGAAATTATATTTTGACCAATGTGAAATGACGCCGTCTTCTATGTAGTCGTGTCAAAGAATTGTAAGTAGGATTGTGTGTTATAAAAACGTAGTCTATGAGTGTAACGCTACCATTTGTCTCGTTTAtttgcaacaaaaacataaataacattGGTGAAGTGATTTTAATCACGCAgcatcaattttttttcaaagctttgAAATGCATGAAAACTGAGCAAATGGAAATGGTCAATGTGAtgtaaaaaagtacaatatgGACACTATTGCAGCAACTCAAATTTGATGAATATAGTCAATATTTCTATGGCATACTCTTTGACAGCTTCAGATTGCATTATTATCTGGAAACTGGGACATTTGTAGAGGCAGAGCAAAACGTCTTATCAAGTTATGTGGACCAGCTGAggtgctgtccatggtgctgaacaTACAGCCACAGGTTGCAAGTGATCATTATTAATGAGAGTGAAAAGCACAGAACTT
This Amphiprion ocellaris isolate individual 3 ecotype Okinawa chromosome 13, ASM2253959v1, whole genome shotgun sequence DNA region includes the following protein-coding sequences:
- the LOC111585146 gene encoding protocadherin gamma-A11-like, whose amino-acid sequence is MATERYVSTMPLRWRWYCGLRRQIGLLMLLLHVFNIVGGQIRYSIPEEMKKGSVIGNVAQDLGLDLRRLRSGRARIVTGENVHYTELKTDKGILVVNERIDREQLCGDVTPCSFSFEMILENPMELHRITVEALDINDHAPVFPNKDKAINFEVSESTLVGVQFPLQSAEDLDVGQNALQDYILSPNDNFILKQHANPDGSKYVEMVLQKPLDREQRSHLSLKLIAVDGGTPQRSGTVNIDVTVLDANDNIPVFNQSVYKAFVGENTMKGTRIITVNATDADSGLNGLISYSLSKMKGSAANTFRIDENTGTIYVSSLIDFEKEKKYEVRVEAKDQGGLIGTSKVIIEVTDINDNAPVINVMSFSSPISEDSPPGTTIAILNVKDADSERNGEIKCSIEGKLPFKIESSLTNYYNLISDQHFDRESVSEYNITITATDFGSPPLSSSTKLHLKISDVNDNAPLFDKNSYSAYITENNSPGFSIFAVSARDSDWNQNARISYLLEDTQVSGSPVSTYVSLNSESGVLSAVRSFDYEQIKQLQLVVKAQDGGSPPLSSNVTVTILIQDQNDNPPQVLYPVQTGSSVVAEMVPRSADVGYLVTKVVAVDVDSGQNAWLSYKLQKVTDRALFEVGSQNGEIRTIRQVTDKDAVKQRLSVIVEDNGQPSRSATVIVNVAVADSFPEVLSEFSDFPHDKEYNDNLTFYLVLALAVVSFLFITCLVVIISVKIYRWRQSRILYHSNLPVIPYFPPRYSDTLGTTGTLQHVYNYEVCRTTDSRKSDCKFGRAGSQNVLIMDPSCSGTMQRMQSEKSILDEPDSPLEVS
- the LOC111585139 gene encoding protocadherin gamma-A10-like; translated protein: MMATERYVSSMPLRWRWYCGLRRQIGLLMLLLHVFNMVGGQIRYSIPEEMKKGSVIGNVAQDLGLDLKRLRSGRARIVTGENVHYTELKTDKGILVVNERIDREQLCGDVTPCSFSFEVILENPIELHRITVEVLDINDHAPVFLNKDKAISFEMSESAAVGVRFPLQSAEDLDVGQNALQDYILSPNDNFILKQHANPDGSKYVEMVLQKPLDREGRPHFSLKLIAVDGGTPQRSGTVNIDVTVLDVNDNEPVFNQSVYKASVVENTVTGTSIITVNATDADSGPNRLITYSLSKMKGGTVDIFSIDQNTGTIYVSGQIDYEKDRKYEVRVEAKDQGGLTGTSKVIFEVIDVNDNAPVINVMSFSSPISEDSPPGTTIAVLNVKDADSERNGEIKCSIEGKLPFRFESSLTNYYNLISDQHFDRESVSEYNITITATDFGSPPLSSSTKLHLKISDVNDNPPLFDENSFSAYVAENNSPGFSIFAVSARDSDWNQNARISYLLEDTQVSGSSVSTYVSLNSESGVLSAVRSFDYEQIKQLQLVVKAQDGGSPPLTSNVTVTILIQDQNDNPPQVLYPVQTGGSVVAEMVPRSADVGYLVTKVVAVDVDSGQNAWLSYKLQKATDRALFEVGSQNGEIRTIRQVSDKDAVKQRLSVIVEDNGQPSRSATVIVNVAVADSFPEVLSEFSDFPHDKEYNDNLTFYLVLALAVVSFLFITCLVVIISVKIYRWRQSRILYHSNLPVIPYYPPRYSDTLGTTGTLQHVYNYEVCRTTDSRKSDCNFGRAGSQNVLIMDPSCSGTMQRMQSEKSILDEPDSPLEVS